From Caretta caretta isolate rCarCar2 chromosome 3, rCarCar1.hap1, whole genome shotgun sequence, a single genomic window includes:
- the NEIL2 gene encoding endonuclease 8-like 2: MRPPACAPAAPIDQPEMPEGPSVKRFQLLTAPFVGQVVAKVGGSSRQRNLKDLKAMRLQDSQASGKNLFLAFGASLEAWTVGGSPSPTIRGKADNGACSLSLAQEGQEEDVSQLSPKEHSMQRKQETERSVPDASDAAGDTWKWLRFHFGLFGSIRANEFSRANKANKRGDWKDPVPRLVLHFNSGGFLVFYNCQIHWCTSPAVEPASDILSPEFHRGQALAALRQPMPICYTLLDQRYFSGLGNIIKNEILYLARIHPLSQGSLLTLSDLESLLDHAVQFSTDWLHKKLAGKGLHYQIYLKEKCPLGHEVMQGTFGPQDGFKRLSWWCAQCQPRVPPEGNDPKSLKH; the protein is encoded by the exons ATGAGACCCCCAGCGtgtgcacctgcagctcccattgaccagccAGAGATGCCAGAAGGCCCGTCTGTGAAGAGGTTCCAGTTGCTGACTGCTCCTTTTGTGGGGCAGGTAGTGGCCAAggtgggaggaagcagcaggcagAGAAACCTGAAGGATCTGAAAGCAATGAGGCTCCAGGACTCTCAG GCTTCTGGAAAGAATTTATTCCTGGCATTTGGTGCCTCTCTGGAAGCATGGACCGTGGGTGGAAGCCCATCTCCAACCATCCGAGGAAAGGCTGACAACGGGGCATGCTCCCTTTcccttgctcaggaaggacaggaggaGGATGTCTCTCAGCTAAGCCCCAAAGAACACAGTATGCAGAGGAAGCAGGAAACTGAACGCTCAGTGCCTGATGCCTCAGATGCAGCAGGGGACACTTGGAAATGGCTGCGCTTCCATTTTGGCTTGTTTGGCAGCATCCGGGCTAATGAGTTCTCGAGAGCTAATAAGGCAAACAAAAGAGGGGACTGGAAGGATCCTGTGCCCAG GTTGGTTCTGCACTTCAACAGCGGTGGCTTCCTCGTCTTTTACAACTGCCAGATCCACTGGTGCACCTCTCCCGCTGTGGAACCTGCTTCTGACATCCTGTCTCCCGAGTTCCACCGGGGGCAGGCCTTGGCAGCCCTTCGCCAGCCGATGCCCATCTGCTACACCCTTCTGGACCAGAGATATTTCTCCGGTCTGG GGAACATCATTAAGAACGAGATCTTGTATTTGGCAAGGATCCACCCATTATCGCAAGGCTCACTCTTGACTCTCTCAGATCTTGAATCCTTGCTGGATCATGCTGTTCAGTTCAGCACAGACTGGTTGCATAAGAAGCTGGCTGGAAAAGGATTACACTACCAGATCTACCTGAAAGAAAAATGTCCTCTTGGGCATGAGGTGATGCAGGGAACTTTTGGGCCCCAAGATGGGTTTAAGAGGCTTAGCTGGTGGTGTGCTCAGTGCCAGCCTCGAGTACCTCCTGAAGGGAATGACCCCAAATCGCTTAAACACTGA
- the FDFT1 gene encoding squalene synthase, which produces MTISLETKVPMLHDFHSYLYQPDWRYMESKEKYKQVLEDFPTISLEFRNLAKVYRDMIADICHKMGAGMAEFLQKKVDSLQEWDKYCHYVVGLVGIGLSRLFSVLELEDPIIGQDTELANSMGVFIEKTIIIRDYLEDQLAGREFWPREVWSRYAKKLSDLAKPENIDVAVQCMNELITNALHHIPHVLTYLSRLKTQSVFNFCAIPQVMAIATLAACYNNKQVFRGVVKIRKGQAVTLMMDATNIQAVKSIMYQYVEEIYRKIPSADPSSNKTQRIIVSIQTLCLPSGTVVSHNHYSPIYLSCTVLLAALSWQYLSAMSEALEEDVQANEN; this is translated from the exons ATGACCATCAGTTTAGAAACCAAGGTCCCAATGTTGCATGACTTCCACTCCTATCTGTATCAGCCGGACTGGAGATACATGGAGAGCAAGGAGAAGTATAAGCAAGTGCTTGAGGACTTTCCAACG ATCTCCTTGGAGTTCAGGAACCTGGCAAAGGTGTATCGAGATATGATTGCAGATATTTGTCACAAGATGGGAGCTGGTATGGCAGAGTTCTTGCAAAAGAAGGTTGATTCCCTGCAAGAGTGGGATAAG TATTGTCACTACGTTGTTGGGTTGGTGGGCATTGGCCTTTCTCGTCTGTTCTCTGTGCTGGAGCTAGAAGACCCTATCataggacaggacacagagcttGCAAATTCCATGGGCGTCTTCATTGAGAAAACCATCATCATCCGTGATTATCTGGAGGACCAGTTGGCAGGAAGAGAATTCTGGCCCAGAGAG GTTTGGAGCAGGTATGCCAAGAAGCTGTCGGATCTCGCCAAGCCAGAGAACATTGATGTGGCTGTCCAGTGTATGAATGAACTGATCACAAATGCTTTACACCATATCCCTCATGTCCTCACCTACTTATCTAGACTGAAAACCCAAAGTGTCTTCAACTTCTGTGCTATTCCGCAG GTGATGGCCATCGCCACTCTGGCGGCCTGTTACAATAACAAACAGGTGTTTAGGGGGGTGGTGAAGATTCGGAAAGGACAAGCTGTCACTTTAATGATGGATGCCACGAACATACAGGCTGTCAAGTCTATAATGTACCAGTATGTGGAAGAG aTCTATCGGAAGATCCCAAGTGCTGACCCATCTTCTAACAAGACCCAGCGGATCATCGTCTCTATACAGACACTGTGTTTGCCCAGTGGCACGGTGGTATCCCATAACCATTACTCCCCCATCTACCTCTCGTGCACTGTGCTTCTGGCAGCGCTGAGTTGGCAGTATCTGAGTGCGATGTCAGAGGCGTTGGAGGAGGATGTACAGGCCAATGAGAACTGA